From Bacillus sp. FSL K6-3431, the proteins below share one genomic window:
- the shc gene encoding squalene--hopene cyclase yields the protein MIHRTKHATEHLIQKLKEAQTLDGSWDYPFETGIATDAYMIILLRTLEINDEELILKLTERILSKQDKNGTWKLFRDEEGGNVSATIEAYYAILYSGHLTNDDKRLRAAKKFILASGGLEKSHLFTKIMLAITGQIPWPSHLPSLAELILLPLTFPVNFYDISVFGRANLAPIMIIADKKFSKKTKKSPTLTDIFISREKDFFIWKETRESKQLFSLISDGIKSLFSLPQHIHSLAIDRTKQYMYNHIEVDGTLYSYFSSTFLMIFALLSLGHSKNDPVILHAIDGLKAMKCEINGNTHMQYTTASVWNTSLISYALINAGVPTFDPVIAKANRYLLKHQHYKYGDWALHNPGVLPGGWGFSHINMINPDVDDTTASLRTISHLVQTDPQFHQAWDRGIQWIFSMQNDDGGWAAFEKNVDKKWVNLLPMEGGRFLLTDSSSADLTGRTLEFLGSYTNFPKNHEVIKRGVNWLFNNQEKDGSWYGRWGICYIYGTWAAVTGLSASGINPQTKAIKKAVHWLQKIQNKDGGWGESSKSDLHKHYIPLGSSNITQTAWALDALISVADKPTPEINAGISYILESYNKNDWTKSYPVGQGMGGAFYIHYHSYQYIFPLLTLTHYNRKFKTK from the coding sequence ATGATACATCGAACTAAGCATGCAACTGAGCATTTGATTCAAAAGCTCAAAGAAGCACAAACACTTGATGGTTCATGGGACTACCCTTTTGAAACAGGAATTGCCACAGATGCCTATATGATTATTTTATTAAGGACACTCGAAATAAATGATGAAGAGTTGATATTAAAACTAACCGAGAGGATATTAAGCAAGCAGGACAAAAATGGAACGTGGAAACTATTTCGTGATGAAGAAGGCGGGAATGTTTCCGCTACAATTGAGGCCTATTATGCCATTCTTTATTCTGGACATTTAACAAATGATGATAAGCGATTACGGGCAGCAAAAAAATTTATTCTTGCAAGTGGTGGGCTTGAAAAGTCACATCTGTTCACAAAAATAATGCTTGCAATCACAGGGCAAATTCCTTGGCCTTCCCATTTGCCCAGCCTAGCTGAGTTGATCCTGTTACCACTTACTTTCCCTGTAAACTTTTATGATATTTCTGTATTTGGAAGAGCTAATCTCGCTCCGATTATGATTATAGCTGATAAAAAATTTAGTAAAAAAACGAAAAAGAGCCCTACTCTCACTGATATATTTATTTCTAGAGAAAAAGACTTTTTCATTTGGAAAGAAACCCGTGAATCAAAACAATTATTTTCACTCATAAGTGATGGGATAAAAAGTCTGTTTAGTTTACCTCAACACATTCATTCTTTAGCAATCGATCGTACAAAACAATATATGTATAATCATATTGAAGTAGACGGAACACTTTATAGCTATTTTAGTTCTACCTTTTTAATGATCTTTGCCCTCCTTTCTCTTGGGCATTCTAAAAATGACCCAGTGATTTTACATGCAATTGATGGTTTAAAGGCAATGAAATGTGAAATTAATGGCAACACACACATGCAATATACAACAGCATCAGTCTGGAATACGTCTCTTATTAGCTATGCGCTTATAAATGCAGGGGTACCAACTTTTGATCCAGTAATCGCAAAAGCAAATCGGTATTTATTAAAGCACCAACACTATAAATATGGGGATTGGGCACTTCATAATCCTGGCGTTCTACCTGGGGGCTGGGGATTTTCACATATTAATATGATCAATCCCGACGTAGATGATACAACCGCATCACTTAGGACTATATCGCATCTAGTCCAGACTGATCCCCAATTTCATCAAGCTTGGGATAGAGGGATTCAATGGATTTTCTCTATGCAAAATGATGATGGTGGATGGGCTGCCTTTGAAAAGAATGTCGATAAAAAATGGGTGAATTTATTACCAATGGAGGGTGGTAGATTTCTACTTACTGATTCAAGCAGTGCTGATTTGACTGGAAGAACACTAGAGTTCCTAGGCAGCTACACGAATTTCCCAAAAAATCATGAGGTAATAAAACGCGGAGTAAATTGGCTATTTAATAATCAAGAAAAAGATGGATCATGGTATGGGCGCTGGGGTATTTGTTACATTTATGGAACTTGGGCGGCCGTCACCGGCCTGAGCGCTTCTGGGATAAACCCGCAGACAAAGGCGATCAAAAAAGCGGTTCATTGGCTTCAAAAAATACAAAATAAAGACGGTGGTTGGGGTGAATCTAGCAAAAGTGATCTTCATAAACATTACATCCCTCTTGGTTCTAGCAATATAACTCAAACAGCATGGGCATTAGACGCGCTCATATCAGTGGCTGACAAACCAACACCAGAAATTAACGCCGGCATTTCCTACATTCTAGAGTCATATAATAAAAATGATTGGACTAAAAGTTACCCTGTTGGACAAGGGATGGGTGGAGCTTTCTACATCCACTATCATAGTTACCAATACATCTTTCCTTTATTAACATTAACACATTATAATAGAAAATTTAAAACTAAATGA
- a CDS encoding (S)-benzoin forming benzil reductase, which yields MQVFIITGASKGIGLALCKVLMDEDNILICVARTKNEELLQLAKEKKCHVIFYENNLADSKGIKNLMETMIDHLPEHINSATLINNAGVVDPIGRTEDNDPLVIMENIAINLTAPMILSSVFIKKLHNHPITKKIINISSGAGRKTYTSWSSYCASKSGLDHYTRVVSEEQKTNPFGVKIISIAPGIIDTGMQEKIRETNEKDFELVEQFIGYKKNGHLSSPEETASKLVQMIESETFNDLDAIVDLRNF from the coding sequence ATGCAAGTATTTATTATAACTGGGGCATCTAAGGGTATTGGTTTAGCACTGTGTAAGGTTTTAATGGATGAAGACAATATACTGATTTGTGTTGCACGTACGAAAAATGAAGAACTTCTTCAACTTGCGAAAGAGAAAAAATGCCACGTCATCTTTTACGAAAATAATTTAGCTGATTCAAAGGGTATCAAGAATTTAATGGAGACAATGATTGATCATCTGCCAGAGCACATTAATTCGGCCACGCTTATTAATAATGCTGGAGTAGTGGATCCAATTGGACGGACAGAAGATAATGACCCGCTCGTGATCATGGAAAATATCGCAATCAATTTGACGGCGCCAATGATCTTAAGTTCTGTATTTATAAAAAAGTTACATAATCACCCTATTACCAAAAAAATCATTAATATTTCATCTGGTGCAGGACGTAAAACGTACACTAGTTGGAGCAGTTATTGTGCTAGTAAGTCGGGACTTGATCATTATACAAGAGTTGTTTCGGAGGAGCAGAAGACAAATCCTTTTGGGGTGAAAATCATTTCAATTGCACCAGGAATAATTGATACTGGAATGCAAGAAAAAATTCGTGAGACAAACGAAAAGGATTTTGAATTGGTTGAACAATTTATCGGTTATAAGAAGAATGGTCATCTTAGTTCACCAGAGGAAACGGCCAGCAAGCTTGTACAAATGATCGAAAGTGAAACATTCAATGACCTAGATGCAATCGTTGATTTGCGGAACTTTTAG
- a CDS encoding glycoside hydrolase family 32 protein: protein MEWTRKQRYTKIEEVTEKELHELTIKVENCPWRQEFHVQPETGLLNDPNGFSFYNGEYHLFYQWFPLGPVHGLKYWYHTKSKDLVHWENVGIAIKPDNKFDSHGAYSGSAIEHEEKLYLMYTGNTRLDDWQRHPYQCMAVMDQNGGILKIDKPVIADVPKGYTDHFRDPSIWEDEGIYYALIGAQRQNETGCVLLYRSFNIIDWYFEGEVKTGLNDFGYMWECPNYFEKDNQGVLIFSPQGIEPYGDKYQNIFQSGYVIGDLLDLKEKSFSHGEFYELDRGFDFYAPQTMEDPEGRRILVGWMGLPEINYPTDQNGWAHCLTLPRELTIQNGKLIQQPIKELQTLRKQKFSVEDSLVNEKKMYNDMKGRTYELICEVDMEDALEFGIEFRANEQDKTVVKYDARSKKIVLDRTLSGEIFGSTYGTMRKCELDSKKIKFHLFVDKSSVEIFINDGEAVFTARIFPNQSANYIRFYSKGGSVSFNAEKWDI, encoded by the coding sequence ATGGAATGGACTCGAAAACAAAGATATACAAAAATAGAAGAAGTCACTGAAAAAGAACTTCATGAACTAACGATCAAGGTGGAAAATTGTCCATGGAGGCAGGAGTTTCATGTTCAGCCTGAAACGGGATTACTAAATGATCCAAATGGATTTTCCTTTTATAATGGGGAGTACCATTTATTTTATCAATGGTTTCCACTTGGACCGGTTCATGGATTAAAGTATTGGTATCATACTAAATCTAAAGATCTGGTTCATTGGGAAAATGTCGGCATCGCAATTAAGCCTGATAATAAATTTGATAGCCATGGTGCCTATTCGGGGAGTGCGATAGAACATGAGGAAAAGCTTTATCTTATGTATACCGGCAATACTCGTCTTGATGATTGGCAAAGGCATCCTTATCAATGTATGGCTGTAATGGATCAAAATGGAGGGATATTAAAAATCGATAAACCGGTCATCGCGGATGTTCCAAAAGGGTATACCGACCATTTTAGGGATCCAAGTATTTGGGAAGATGAAGGAATATATTATGCTTTGATAGGTGCACAACGGCAAAATGAAACAGGTTGCGTTTTATTGTATCGTTCGTTCAATATCATAGATTGGTATTTTGAGGGTGAAGTAAAGACAGGATTAAATGACTTTGGTTATATGTGGGAATGTCCAAATTACTTTGAAAAGGATAATCAAGGGGTGCTTATTTTTTCTCCACAGGGCATAGAGCCTTACGGGGATAAGTATCAAAATATATTTCAGTCAGGTTATGTAATTGGAGATTTACTAGATCTGAAAGAAAAAAGCTTTTCACACGGTGAATTTTATGAATTAGATAGGGGCTTTGATTTTTATGCTCCGCAAACAATGGAAGATCCAGAAGGTCGTCGTATTTTAGTAGGGTGGATGGGATTGCCAGAAATTAATTATCCGACTGATCAAAATGGCTGGGCCCATTGCTTAACACTACCAAGGGAACTTACTATTCAAAATGGCAAACTAATTCAACAGCCAATAAAGGAACTTCAAACGCTTCGTAAACAGAAATTCAGTGTGGAAGATTCACTTGTAAATGAAAAAAAAATGTACAATGACATGAAGGGCAGAACATATGAATTAATTTGTGAAGTTGACATGGAAGATGCTTTAGAGTTTGGAATAGAGTTTCGTGCAAATGAACAAGATAAAACAGTCGTTAAATATGACGCAAGATCGAAAAAAATTGTTTTAGACCGTACGTTGTCTGGAGAGATTTTTGGCTCAACCTATGGAACAATGAGAAAATGTGAGCTGGATTCTAAAAAAATCAAATTTCATTTATTTGTAGACAAATCTTCAGTAGAAATTTTTATTAATGATGGAGAGGCAGTTTTTACAGCTCGTATTTTTCCGAATCAAAGCGCTAATTACATTCGCTTTTATTCTAAAGGAGGTAGTGTTTCCTTTAATGCGGAGAAATGGGATATCTAG
- a CDS encoding sucrose-specific PTS transporter subunit IIBC: protein MNYQAIAQKILDALGGKENVSAGAHCATRLRLVLNDEEKIDQAKLENMDVVKGTFSTGGQFQIIIGSGTVNEVFKEFAILAGLSEMSTKDIKDAGSKKLNPMQQFVKMLSDIFVPIIPAIVAGGLLMGINNILTASDLFIKGKSLIDAYPQMADLAALINTFANAAFVFLPILIGFSATQRFGGNAYLGAALGMLMVHPDLLNGWGYGGALVSGEIPVWKIFGFEIEKIGYQGTVLPVLAASYILAKIETSLRKIVPSALDNLLTPLLSIFVTGILTFTLVGPITRTAGNLLTDGIVWAYDTTGVIGGTIFGLVYAPIVITGMHHSFIAVETQLLADIAKTGGSFLFAIAAMSNIAQGASTLAVLKITKDKKLKGTASAAGISALLGITEPAMFGINLRLRYPFIGAIIGSAIGSGFVTLFKVKAVAMGAAGLPGIISINPLSFIPYIIGMAIAFAVAFTMTIILAKREAKKAI, encoded by the coding sequence ATGAATTATCAAGCTATTGCTCAAAAGATTCTCGATGCATTAGGCGGTAAAGAAAATGTTTCGGCTGGCGCTCACTGTGCTACTCGTTTACGCCTTGTTTTGAATGATGAGGAAAAGATCGATCAAGCTAAGTTAGAAAATATGGATGTTGTCAAAGGAACATTTTCCACTGGAGGACAATTTCAAATCATCATTGGATCTGGAACAGTAAATGAAGTTTTTAAGGAATTTGCTATTCTTGCAGGTTTATCTGAAATGTCTACTAAGGATATTAAGGATGCTGGTTCAAAGAAATTGAATCCAATGCAACAGTTCGTTAAAATGCTCTCAGATATTTTCGTTCCAATCATTCCAGCTATTGTTGCTGGAGGATTGTTAATGGGGATCAATAATATACTAACGGCCTCAGATTTATTTATTAAAGGGAAATCTTTAATAGATGCATATCCCCAAATGGCGGATTTAGCAGCATTAATTAATACATTTGCGAATGCAGCTTTTGTTTTTCTGCCAATTTTAATAGGTTTTTCTGCAACACAACGGTTTGGAGGTAATGCATATCTGGGAGCAGCATTAGGTATGTTGATGGTTCACCCTGATTTATTGAATGGTTGGGGATATGGTGGCGCTTTAGTTAGCGGGGAAATTCCGGTATGGAAGATATTTGGATTTGAAATAGAAAAGATTGGCTACCAAGGTACTGTACTTCCTGTTCTTGCTGCATCCTATATTTTAGCTAAAATAGAAACTTCTTTGAGAAAGATTGTTCCATCTGCGCTTGATAATCTATTAACACCGTTATTAAGTATTTTTGTCACTGGTATTTTAACATTTACTTTAGTTGGTCCGATTACTCGTACTGCGGGAAATTTATTAACAGACGGAATTGTTTGGGCATATGACACAACTGGGGTTATCGGTGGTACAATTTTTGGATTAGTGTATGCTCCTATCGTTATTACTGGTATGCATCATAGCTTTATCGCAGTTGAAACACAGTTATTGGCGGACATTGCTAAAACGGGGGGATCGTTCCTCTTTGCTATAGCGGCGATGTCAAACATAGCACAAGGTGCGTCTACACTTGCTGTTCTAAAGATAACCAAAGATAAAAAATTGAAAGGTACCGCTTCTGCTGCAGGTATTTCAGCACTACTTGGTATTACCGAACCGGCAATGTTTGGTATAAACCTAAGGTTAAGATATCCATTTATTGGAGCTATTATTGGATCGGCCATTGGATCCGGATTTGTTACCTTATTCAAGGTAAAGGCAGTTGCGATGGGAGCAGCCGGACTACCTGGTATTATTTCCATTAATCCGCTATCGTTTATTCCATATATTATCGGCATGGCTATCGCTTTTGCAGTCGCATTTACGATGACGATTATTTTAGCAAAACGTGAAGCTAAAAAAGCAATATAA
- a CDS encoding LacI family DNA-binding transcriptional regulator: MKTISDIAKIAGVAKSTVSRYLNGGSVSGATKKKLEKVINETGYIPNPFAQSLKAKKTNMIGTIVPRLDSYATSHTLIGIDEQLKAQNYQMIIANTSQSIEREIESIYHFANQKVDAIILLATVITEAHIKAFEVARTPVIMIGQEHEKFHCVIHDDYGAGFEIGNYLLAKGHRKIAYLGVTENDIAVGVKRKQGFFNAMKSRQHCEVKYFETGFSIHSAIMEATSILDEYDPTIFVCATDNIALGVCKVVYQKGYKIPADISVTGFGGYEITEVIHPSLTTVQFYYKEAGEKAAKMIIELLQDKEVPKLSISKFKIIERESVDSL; encoded by the coding sequence ATTAAAACTATATCTGATATTGCTAAAATCGCTGGAGTAGCCAAAAGCACTGTTTCCCGTTATTTGAACGGAGGATCTGTAAGTGGTGCAACAAAAAAAAAGCTTGAAAAGGTTATTAACGAGACAGGATATATTCCGAATCCATTTGCACAAAGTTTGAAAGCCAAAAAAACAAATATGATTGGTACGATTGTGCCGCGTTTGGATTCATACGCTACTTCTCATACCCTAATTGGTATAGATGAGCAGCTAAAAGCACAAAATTATCAAATGATCATCGCCAATACAAGTCAAAGTATAGAACGTGAAATCGAAAGCATTTATCATTTTGCTAATCAAAAAGTCGATGCTATTATTTTATTAGCAACGGTGATTACAGAAGCCCATATAAAGGCATTTGAAGTTGCTCGAACTCCTGTAATAATGATTGGTCAAGAGCATGAAAAGTTTCACTGTGTAATCCATGATGATTATGGGGCTGGGTTTGAAATAGGTAATTATTTGCTTGCAAAAGGTCATAGAAAAATTGCATATCTAGGAGTTACTGAAAATGATATTGCGGTTGGTGTAAAACGAAAACAAGGTTTCTTCAATGCAATGAAGAGTCGACAACACTGCGAAGTAAAATACTTCGAGACAGGTTTTAGCATTCATTCCGCTATCATGGAAGCTACTTCTATTTTAGATGAATATGATCCAACCATCTTTGTATGTGCGACGGATAATATTGCTTTAGGTGTATGTAAAGTAGTTTACCAAAAAGGATATAAAATACCTGCGGACATTTCTGTTACAGGTTTTGGTGGTTATGAAATAACGGAGGTGATTCATCCAAGTTTAACAACAGTACAATTTTATTATAAAGAAGCTGGAGAAAAGGCTGCTAAAATGATAATTGAGTTACTACAAGATAAAGAAGTTCCAAAGTTATCAATATCAAAATTTAAAATTATTGAACGAGAAAGCGTTGACAGTTTATAA